A stretch of the Zonotrichia albicollis isolate bZonAlb1 chromosome 31, bZonAlb1.hap1, whole genome shotgun sequence genome encodes the following:
- the LOC141725866 gene encoding uncharacterized protein LOC141725866 has product MEKEEKPQMYLMKRGSKPCPGSSGEERGPVSQECILRSSQSSELVKKPHVREKPHRCLECGKCFSWSSTLRQHQVIHTGERPFECEECGRSFSHNSVLIQHQRIHTGEKPFECGECGKSFRQRGQLIRHQVIHTGEKPYECGECGMSFRQKGYLVQHHMIHTGEKPFECGECGKSFRGSSALIRHQVIHTGERPYSCLECGKSYGWNSDLRKHQRTHTGERPYECPECGKRFHRSCDLLKHERIHTEERPFRCPDCGKGFKQNCKLTIHRRIHTGERPYECGECGMRFSQSSHLTEHQRRRH; this is encoded by the coding sequence atggagaaggaggaaaagccccaaatGTACCTCATGAAGAGGGGCAGCAaaccctgcccagggagctctggggaggAAAGAGGCCCCGTGAGCCAGGAATGCATCCTGCGatccagccagagctcagagctggtgaagAAGCCTCATGTCAGGGAGAAGCCACACAGatgcttggaatgtgggaagtGTTTCAGCTGGAGCTCCACCCTGAGGCAGCACCAggtgatccacactggggagaggccatTTGAGTGTGAGGAGTGTGGGAGGAGTTTCAGCCACAACTCCGTCCtgatccagcaccagaggatccacaccggggagaagccctttgagtgtggggaatgtgggaagagcttcaggcagagggGCCAACTGATCCGGCACCAGGTGATCCACACTGGCGAaaagccctatgagtgtggggaatgtgggatgaGCTTCAGGCAGAAGGGCTACCTGGTGCAGCACCacatgatccacactggggagaagccctttgagtgtggggaatgtgggaagagcttcagaggAAGCTCGGCCCTGATTCGGCACCAGGTGATCCACACAGGGGAACGGCCCTACAgctgcttggaatgtgggaagagctatGGGTGGAACTCTGACCTGAGAAAACACCAGCgtacccacactggggagaggccctacgagtgtcctgagtgtgggaagaggtttcacagGAGCTGCGATCTCCTCAAacatgagcggattcacacggaggagaggccgttccgctgccctgactgcgggaagggcttcaagcaaaactGCAAACTCACcatccaccggcgcatccacaccggggagaggccctacgagtgtggggagtgtgggatgaGATTTTCacagagctctcacttgacagaacaccaacggaggcgccactga
- the LOC141725727 gene encoding serine/threonine-protein kinase PAK 1-like: MVNFPQCREMTVNFPLLWETRANIPRCGNATARLPRGNTVSEAEPAEKYQEVEQIGQGQLGPAQLRRSTKTCSVFAVASWHRLLQLKAAMSLQVAIKKMSLRGQNRERAVNEILLLKDKKNPNIVKFLDSFLVDGDLWLVMEYMDGGTLQDVVRQTRMAEGEMAAVSRECLQGLDFLHSKRVIHRDLKSSNILLGMDGSVRLADFGLCAQLSPEQDQCSSMVGTAHWMAPEVVTRSPYGPKVDIWAFGIVTIEMVEGEPPYFRETAAMARALIRQNGTPQLQEPRRLSALLRDFIECSLETDEERVQRRPPAGRAGSCTGPGSGRGVPQPPGGRGPLPALPGAALRPVLPLPPTEKPPETLTSLFSSPGNRGYK; encoded by the exons ATGGTGAACTTCCCTCAGTGCCGGGAGATGACAGTGAACTTCCCGCTGCTCTGGGAGACGAGGGCGAACATCCCGCGGTGTGGGAATGCAACGGCGAGGCTCCCGCGGg GGAACACCGTGAGCGAGGCGGAGCCTGCTGAGAAATACCAGGAAGTGGAGCAGATTGGCCAAGG GCAGTtgggcccagcccagctccgtCGCTCCACAAAGACTTGCTCcgtgtttgctgtggcctcctggcacagactCCTGCAGTTAAAGGCTGCAATGTCCCTTCAGGTGGCCATAAAGAAAATGAGTCTCAGAGGGCAGAACAGGGAACGAGCTGTGAATGAGATCCTGCTCCTGAAGGACAAGAAGAACCCCAACATTGTCAAATTTCTGGACAG CTTCCTTGTTGATGGAGATCTCTGGCTGGTGATGGAATATATGGATGGAGGAACTTTGCAGGACGTTGTCAGACAGACACGCATGGCTGAAGGAGAGATGGCAGCTGTCAGTCGGGAG tgtctgcagggcctggatttCCTCCATTCCAAGCGGGTGATCCACAGGGATCTGAAGAGCTCCAACATCCTCCTGGGCATGGAcggctctgtcaggctgg ctgattttggcctctgcgctcagctcagccctgagcaggaccagtgcagctccatggtgggcactgctcactGGATGGCCCCAGAAGTTGTGACCAGATCTCCTTATGGCCCCAAGGTGGACATCTGGGCCTTTGGCATTGTGACCATCGAGATGGTGGAAGGAGAACCTCCTTACTTCAGGGAAACAGCGGCCATG gctcgCGCTCTGATCCGGCAGAACGGGACCCcgcagctgcaggagccccgGCGCCTGTCGGCTCTGCTGCGGGACTTCATCGAGTGCAGCCTGGAGAcggacgaggagcg TGTCCAAAGGCGCCCCccggcgggcagggccggcagcTGCACGGGGCCGGGCAGCGGCCGGGGCGTCCCGCAGCCTCCTGGGGGCCGGGGGCCgctgccggccctgcccggggctg CTCTGCGCCCGGTGCTGCCGCTGCCCCCCACAGAGAAACCCCCTGAAACCCTGAcctccttgttttcctctcctggaAACCGGGGATACAAATGA
- the LOC102071864 gene encoding class I histocompatibility antigen, F10 alpha chain-like isoform X2 codes for MAPALGLGVLWGLLGLLGNPGSATKVLHSLHYLQVAVSEPSPGIPQYMSLGYLDGIPFVRYDSERGWAEPLTQWMKDGVEPEYWEKQTQINEGNQHVAARNLETLQERYNQSGGLHTVQRLSGCELLSDGSVRGSRWEGYDGRDFISIDLGSGRFMAADSVAEITRRRWEQDGTVAERHLNYLKHVCPEWLRKYAGYGQKELERKEPPDVHVSGREEHGMLILSCHVYGFYPKTIAVSWMKGGETLDQETEWGGVVPNSDGTFHTWARIEALPEEREQYRCRVEHPGMPEPGIFAWEPTSGGNLPVVVAVSVIAAILILIIIGFSIWKLQSGRRDWKGYNQAAGKDVGANGLSTGIIA; via the exons TTCTCCACTCCCTGCATTACCTGCAAGTGGCAGTGTCAGAGCCCAGCCCGGGGATCCCCCAGTACATGTCCTTGGGGTACCTGGATGGGATCCCCTTCGTGCGTTACGACAGCGAGCGAGGCTGGGCAGAGCCGCTGACACAGTGGATGAAGGATGGAGTCGAGCCAGAATATTGGGAGAAGCAGACCCAGATCAATGAGGGGAACCAGCACGTGGCTGCCAGGAACCTGGAGACACTGCAAGAGCGATATAACCAGAGCGGGG GTCTCCACACTGTACAGCGGCTTTCTGGCTGTGAGCTCCTGTCCGATGGGAGTGTCCGTGGATCCCGCTGGGAGGGCTACGACGGGCGGGATTTCATCTCCATTGACCTGGGATCCGGGAGATTCATGGCAGCCGACAGCGTTGCTGAGATCACCAGGAGGCGCTGGGAACAGGATGGGACCGTGGCTGAGAGGCACCTGAATTACCTGAAGCACGTCTGCCCCGAATGGCTCCGGAAATACGCTGGATAtgggcagaaggagctggagcgcAAAG AGCCCCCTGATGTCCACGTGTCAGGAAGAGAGGAACACGGGATGCTGATCCTGTCCTGCCACGTGTACGGATTCTACCCCAAAACCATCGCAGTCAGCTGGATGAAGGGGGGTGAAACCTTGGATCAGGAGACGGAGTGGGGTGGGGTCGTTCCCAATAGCGACGGCACCTTCCACACCTGGGCCAGGATCGAGGCGCTGCCGGAGGAGCGGGAGCAGTACCGGTGCAGGGTGGAGCATCCCGGAATGCCGGAGCCCGGGATCTTCGCTTGGG AGCCGACATCTGGCGGGAATCTCCCCGTGGTGGTCGCTGTGTCCGTCATCGctgccatcctcatcctcatcatcattGGATTCAGCATCTGGAAGCTCCAATCCG GGAGGAGAGACTGGAAGGGATACAACCAGGCAGCCG GAAAAGATGTGGGAGCCAATGGCTTGAGCACAG GAATCATCGCCTGA